The DNA segment TGTGTTTTTTTGCACCGTAAGCTATATAAGTGCTGGTACCGTACATGACGAACTAGACCAATTCCGACTTAACAACATCAATCAAAACCGCTACTGTTTTTGTTTTTATAGTTTTTGGCTGATTAAATCATACGATGACTTtatttttcggtttttttttctttcgatTGCCGTATCGAATGACAGTACCGTAACAAACCGAATCGATACCAACTATATTCCGTTCCCGTAGTGTTATGGGAATCCGACTAGTTTAAATTACATTTTTATATGCGATTCCAAATTTATTACGGTTATATAATTGAAATAAGATATGTAGCAAGTTAGTGTAATTACCTTAGACGGAGTACACTTTTCCGGTGTAACAAAAAGTGGAGCCGAAAAAATCAACCCGGTCCACGTATCAGGCTCCGATTGGAGATACATAAGCATAGCAACCAACCCACCCATAGACTCCCCAAACAAAAAGGCCGGCAGCTTACAATACTTTTCACTGTTGCGAACACTAACAAAATACGACAACGACGTCGTAGCAACCTTTTCCATATCACCAACATACGCACGGATACCCTCGGACCGTCCGTGTCCGAGCATATCCGCTGCGTATACAGCGTATCCCCAGTTTGCATACGCGATGCATATCTTCTGGAAGCACCAGCTGGTGTCGTTTCTGTATCCGTGGTTCATGAACACGACCCCTTTAATTGGTTGTGTTTCGTCTAGCGGCAGCCATGATTGGGTGAAGATTTTCCCATATGGTGTCTGGAAATAGAGTTTATTGTTGCGGACGTTTTGGGATTTGTAGTATTCTTCTTCGGGTGTTTCGCCCCAGTAGAATGGGGGCGGGGGTGGGAGTGGTGGGAGTTCTAGTTTCGCCATGTTGTGTACGGATAGAGACCGGTGGTGTTGGTGGTTCTTGTTCGAGTGGTTCGGGTTTGTTATCGGATCGGGTAACTGTGTGTAATGACTGGATTTATTGGGAAGGTTAGGGATGTGAATGGGGTTGGTGAAGGTACGACGCGGGTGTACCGGTAACCGGTGTGGTGTAGTGGATGAAAGGCTTGCTTGTAAGGATGGTGTTTGTGGGGTCCATAGAGTTAGTTGAGACATTGTTTTTTGTGTGACGTT comes from the Helianthus annuus cultivar XRQ/B chromosome 4, HanXRQr2.0-SUNRISE, whole genome shotgun sequence genome and includes:
- the LOC118491698 gene encoding caffeoylshikimate esterase-like isoform X2 is translated as MSQLTLWTPQTPSLQASLSSTTPHRLPVHPRRTFTNPIHIPNLPNKSSHYTQLPDPITNPNHSNKNHQHHRSLSVHNMAKLELPPLPPPPPFYWGETPEEEYYKSQNVRNNKLYFQTPYGKIFTQSWLPLDETQPIKGVVFMNHGYRNDTSWCFQKICIAYANWGYAVYAADMLGHGRSEGIRAYVGDMEKVATTSLSYFVSVRNSEKYCKLPAFLFGESMGGLVAMLMYLQSEPDTWTGLIFSAPLFVTPEKCTPSKLHITMYGLLFGLADSWAVMPDGKGPVNAIRDPEKLKIIAVNPQRYFGKHRVGTMREVVRWTDFIQNNFDKVKAPFIALHGTSDEVTCPSGSKMLYEKASSEDKTLKLYEGMYHSLVQGEPDEAANRVLADMRKWIDEKTVQYGPKSIDN